AGATATCCGGTGACCTTTTTCCATCTCAGCCATGGCATTGAGTCAGACATCTACATGAAGTGCTCCGGTATCCTTTAGGAGGAACATTAAAGGACATCTTTTTTTGGAAAAACTAGTAAATTGTACTTCATCTAACATAGCCAATAATTTTGTCATTTCCCTTTTGTTGAGTGGACTTTCGGGGAGAAACTGTTGCTACTGTGAACCTCCACAAGCAACTCCtgttctgaaaaaaacaactatgaGACAGCAGGACAAAACAATCGATAAATAATTAAGATTTATCAGCGAGTCCTCAGAAAAAGATCATTTTGGAATTAATTTCTTTGAAAGACctttaattattttgatttgagaCCCCTGGAAAAATTTTTAAACTAACTGGatctcagatgtttttttcattccttTTTGGCCGTCTGCCATTAGGTTTTCTCTCGTAATACTTTACCAACCTCTAATATCCCCAGCATCTGTCCCCATTAACATCTCTTCTCACCTTTTCATTCCAAACTGGTAGCCGGAGAGGCTTCATCCTGGCCGGCACTATTCCAGCCAAGGGGGAGGAGGACTTCCTCACACTGGCCGCTTCTCGGCTCAGCCGCAGGAAACGCGTGATTGTAGCCGCCGTTGGTGTGGCCATGGTTCTGATACTGCTGGTGGCTATTCCCCTGCTTGTTCACACAACCAAAGGTGGTAGCGCTGGGAGCAGAGGGAGCCATTATGAAATGCTTGGAAGCTGCAGGATGGTGTGTGATCCTTATGCTACTTCTCAGCCTGGTCAGGAGCTGATAGCTGTATCTCCACCCCCCCAGGATTACTCTGGAAAGAAGATGAGGTCTGGACTTCGAGGACCTCCTGGAAACCCAGGTCCTCCAGGAGAGCGCGGCCCCCCAGGGGAGCCAGGGAAACCGGGGCCGCAGGGACCCCCCGGTCCCGGTCCTGGGGGGTATTCTCCCTCAATCTACACCCCTAAAATTGCCTTTTATGCAGGGCTACGCAAGCAGCACGAGGGCAGTGAAATA
This DNA window, taken from Girardinichthys multiradiatus isolate DD_20200921_A chromosome 1, DD_fGirMul_XY1, whole genome shotgun sequence, encodes the following:
- the c1ql4a gene encoding complement C1q-like protein 4, with the protein product MVLILLVAIPLLVHTTKGGSAGSRGSHYEMLGSCRMVCDPYATSQPGQELIAVSPPPQDYSGKKMRSGLRGPPGNPGPPGERGPPGEPGKPGPQGPPGPGPGGYSPSIYTPKIAFYAGLRKQHEGSEILKFDDVVTNVGNYYEPSTGKFTCPLPGIYFFTYHVLMRGGDGTSMWADLKKNGLVRASAIAQDADQNYDYASNTVILHLDVGDEICVQLDGGKVHGGNQNKYSTFSGFLIYPD